The Thalassoroseus pseudoceratinae genome has a segment encoding these proteins:
- a CDS encoding VIT and vWA domain-containing protein codes for MHRFGMQRLILVLGAAVIALGLPRVSPACFMRSPQPVQVWLDHIHVEITNGIAVKTYNCTFKNLNAQAIVGGECYMELEPGAQVDDMSVWVDGKEMKAEILDVAKAKEVFADIVQKGGSPALLEYFGNQLITTKVPKVPANGTVQVKLRYTMALKKRDGLVRLQMLNTNPKTLLQPLESAGVTVKIKEADPLKNIYSPTHDIKIEEEKEWDVVVKWEEKNYLPRHPFVLYYDTNPQAVGASLITHRDFDEEGTFMMMLSPTVGTGPGQISSEAILPKDVVFCVDTSGSMLQGNKMQQARNALKYCVEQLRDGDRFNIVNFSTSVRSFQEQGLVEVDDATRKRALEYVRKLSPRGGTAIQEALDHSLKMLANDKDRLKMILFATDGLPTIGETDPQAILKNMAKRNTDDVRVFAFGEGFDVNTKLLDFLALNNRGEAEYILPEEDIAEKISRFFDRVGSPILTDLQVEFDGLEAKDVFPKQIKDVFRGEQVILYGRYTGHGRKTVRVTGKSNGKTETFTFELEFPEFSEDDQGSFAPRLWAGRKVDYLLTEIRKAETPPQELVDEVSFLAKRYGIVTPYTSYLMTDDVVAETPTAPGFGGAIGGPIPPGQPRPVPLNVRLKRNLSDALETAPAASSTVEEKRARVDAAKKLSNSRQALDRSGGASALDEAAEAEFQSGGRKESGLTQMRYIGTQTFYQSRGAWYQSDFDAKKAKDIKTIEVGSKEYVDLLLKKEGLAKFLALGEVVVKIDGEWVRFVEPPKE; via the coding sequence ATGCACAGATTCGGAATGCAACGCTTGATATTAGTGCTCGGTGCCGCGGTGATCGCGTTGGGTCTGCCGAGGGTTTCCCCAGCGTGTTTTATGCGGTCTCCGCAACCGGTGCAGGTTTGGCTCGATCACATCCATGTGGAAATCACGAATGGCATTGCCGTCAAGACTTACAACTGCACGTTCAAGAATCTTAATGCACAAGCGATTGTCGGTGGCGAATGCTACATGGAACTCGAACCCGGTGCCCAAGTCGATGACATGAGCGTTTGGGTCGATGGTAAAGAAATGAAAGCCGAGATTCTCGATGTTGCCAAAGCCAAGGAAGTCTTCGCGGACATCGTGCAGAAAGGTGGTTCACCGGCCTTGCTCGAATACTTCGGGAACCAACTGATCACCACCAAAGTTCCCAAAGTCCCTGCCAACGGGACCGTGCAAGTGAAACTACGATACACGATGGCGTTGAAGAAACGCGATGGTCTTGTTCGGTTGCAGATGCTCAACACGAACCCCAAGACGCTTCTGCAACCCCTCGAAAGTGCCGGCGTTACGGTGAAAATCAAAGAAGCCGACCCGCTCAAGAACATCTATTCCCCGACGCATGACATCAAAATCGAGGAAGAGAAGGAGTGGGATGTCGTCGTCAAATGGGAGGAGAAAAACTATCTCCCGCGTCATCCGTTCGTGCTGTATTACGATACCAATCCGCAAGCGGTCGGGGCGAGTTTGATTACGCATCGCGATTTCGATGAAGAGGGCACATTCATGATGATGCTCTCCCCCACCGTTGGCACCGGTCCCGGTCAGATTTCCAGCGAAGCGATTCTGCCCAAGGATGTTGTTTTTTGCGTCGATACCTCCGGTTCGATGTTGCAAGGCAACAAAATGCAGCAGGCACGGAACGCACTCAAATATTGTGTTGAACAACTACGCGACGGCGACCGGTTCAACATTGTCAATTTCAGCACTTCCGTTCGCAGTTTTCAGGAGCAAGGATTAGTCGAAGTCGATGACGCTACCCGGAAACGGGCGTTGGAATACGTTCGCAAACTCAGCCCGCGTGGTGGAACCGCTATTCAGGAGGCGTTAGATCATTCCCTCAAAATGCTTGCGAACGACAAAGATCGACTCAAGATGATTTTGTTCGCAACCGATGGTCTGCCGACAATCGGTGAGACCGACCCGCAAGCAATTCTCAAGAACATGGCCAAACGCAACACGGATGACGTGCGAGTGTTCGCGTTCGGTGAGGGATTCGACGTCAACACGAAACTGCTGGATTTCCTCGCACTCAACAATCGAGGAGAGGCGGAATACATTCTGCCAGAGGAAGACATCGCTGAGAAGATCAGCCGATTCTTCGATCGCGTCGGTTCACCGATCTTGACCGATTTGCAAGTAGAATTCGACGGTTTGGAAGCCAAAGACGTTTTCCCGAAGCAAATCAAAGACGTTTTTCGGGGTGAGCAGGTCATTCTCTATGGACGCTACACCGGACATGGCCGGAAGACGGTTCGCGTCACCGGTAAATCAAACGGAAAAACGGAAACATTCACTTTCGAACTCGAGTTCCCCGAATTCTCGGAAGACGATCAAGGTTCATTCGCACCGCGTTTGTGGGCCGGTCGCAAGGTGGATTATCTGTTGACCGAAATCCGCAAAGCCGAAACACCGCCGCAAGAATTGGTCGATGAAGTGAGCTTCCTGGCCAAGCGGTATGGGATCGTAACGCCCTATACGAGTTACTTGATGACGGATGACGTGGTCGCCGAAACGCCAACCGCACCCGGTTTTGGTGGAGCGATCGGTGGTCCGATCCCGCCCGGACAGCCCCGACCGGTCCCTTTGAACGTGCGACTCAAGCGGAATCTGAGCGATGCACTCGAGACCGCACCGGCGGCTAGTTCAACGGTTGAGGAAAAACGAGCCCGTGTCGATGCGGCCAAGAAACTGTCCAATAGTCGCCAAGCTCTGGATCGAAGCGGTGGGGCAAGTGCACTCGATGAAGCTGCGGAAGCCGAATTTCAATCCGGCGGACGTAAGGAATCGGGTTTGACCCAAATGCGTTACATCGGCACGCAGACGTTCTATCAATCGCGAGGAGCTTGGTATCAAAGTGATTTCGATGCGAAGAAAGCGAAGGACATCAAGACGATCGAAGTTGGTTCCAAGGAATACGTGGACTTGCTGCTGAAGAAAGAGGGCTTGGCGAAATTCCTCGCGTTGGGTGAGGTCGTCGTCAAGATCGATGGTGAGTGGGTCCGGTTTGTCGAACCACCGAAAGAATGA
- a CDS encoding AMP-binding protein, translated as MDSYQPVDLVLSRRFLRKCREAKSRRKVADSTGVELSGGRLLAASIVLGRILKRSFLSDDEKHVGVLVPPSVGGVLANTSLTLLNRVAVNLNYTLTNEAVNDCIRRAKIKHVITSRKVLKKCGFELDAELIFIEDLRKQAKKADKLTAFLQAFVLPIPIVERQLGLHRVQPDDLLTILFTSGSTGVPKGVMLSHRNVSSNTLGVGAIADIRADDMLVGILPFFHSFGYTATLWLPLTLDAAAAYHFSPLEAREIGRLFETYGGSILMSAPTFLRSYLKRWKPEQVKQLSLVIVGSEKMPSDLTDAFREKFGVEPSEGYGATELSPVVSVNIPENRLTQNSSAGTRLGSVGRPLPSVQAKVVDPESFADRGIGEEGLLLISGPNVMQGYYEDDDRTSKVVLDGWYVTGDFARIDNEGYIEITGRQSRFSKIGGEMVPHERIEKLLQQAVSTATETVAESDDDDDLIPNLMIAVSSAPDAKRGERLIVFYRENPLSPEELICHLHEHDLPNLWIPDREAFIPVEEIPILGTGKLDLRRLKELADAHG; from the coding sequence GTGGACTCATATCAACCTGTGGACTTAGTGTTGTCGCGACGATTCCTGCGGAAATGCCGCGAGGCGAAGTCACGGCGAAAAGTCGCAGACTCCACCGGTGTCGAGCTTTCCGGCGGACGGTTGCTCGCTGCGTCAATCGTGCTCGGCCGCATTCTCAAGCGTTCCTTTCTGTCCGATGACGAGAAACACGTCGGCGTGCTCGTGCCGCCATCGGTTGGCGGAGTGTTGGCGAACACATCCCTAACGCTGTTGAATCGAGTTGCGGTCAATCTGAACTACACCCTCACCAACGAAGCCGTCAACGACTGCATCCGTCGCGCTAAAATCAAACACGTCATCACCAGTCGCAAAGTGCTGAAGAAATGCGGCTTTGAACTGGATGCCGAGCTGATCTTCATCGAAGACCTGCGAAAACAAGCGAAAAAAGCCGACAAACTCACCGCGTTCCTGCAAGCATTCGTCTTGCCGATTCCCATTGTCGAACGGCAACTTGGTTTGCATCGAGTTCAACCGGATGACTTGCTGACGATTCTATTCACCTCGGGATCGACCGGCGTTCCCAAGGGCGTGATGCTTTCCCATCGCAACGTGAGTTCCAATACGCTTGGCGTGGGTGCGATCGCTGATATCCGTGCCGACGATATGCTCGTTGGGATTCTGCCGTTCTTTCACTCTTTCGGCTACACCGCGACGCTGTGGTTGCCGTTGACACTCGATGCAGCAGCGGCGTACCACTTCAGCCCGCTCGAAGCCCGTGAGATCGGCCGGTTGTTTGAAACATATGGCGGATCGATTCTGATGTCCGCTCCCACATTTCTCAGATCATATCTGAAACGATGGAAGCCGGAGCAGGTCAAGCAACTGAGTTTGGTCATCGTCGGTTCCGAGAAAATGCCCAGCGACCTGACAGACGCCTTCCGAGAAAAGTTTGGCGTGGAACCGAGTGAAGGTTATGGAGCCACGGAGTTGTCTCCGGTGGTATCGGTGAATATCCCTGAGAACCGTCTCACCCAAAATTCGTCCGCCGGAACAAGACTCGGAAGCGTGGGACGACCGTTACCAAGTGTGCAAGCCAAGGTAGTCGATCCGGAGAGTTTCGCCGACCGTGGTATCGGGGAAGAGGGCTTGCTGCTGATTTCCGGACCGAACGTCATGCAGGGGTACTACGAAGACGATGACCGGACTTCGAAAGTCGTGCTCGATGGCTGGTATGTGACCGGCGACTTTGCCCGAATCGATAACGAGGGGTACATCGAGATCACTGGGCGACAAAGTCGGTTCTCGAAAATCGGCGGCGAAATGGTTCCGCACGAGCGAATCGAGAAACTGCTTCAGCAAGCGGTTTCGACGGCGACGGAAACGGTTGCGGAATCGGATGACGACGACGATTTGATTCCGAATCTGATGATCGCAGTGAGCTCCGCGCCGGACGCCAAACGTGGCGAACGGTTGATCGTGTTCTACCGAGAGAATCCTCTTTCGCCGGAGGAATTGATCTGTCATCTGCATGAACACGACCTCCCGAACTTGTGGATTCCCGACCGAGAGGCGTTCATCCCAGTTGAGGAAATTCCGATCCTGGGCACGGGCAAATTGGACCTGCGAAGACTGAAAGAACTGGCGGATGCTCACGGATGA
- a CDS encoding mandelate racemase/muconate lactonizing enzyme family protein, protein MRITSVETFPVRVPLVPSHRMISALGRHEVSQYVLVRIETENGLEGAGEATVLPRWSGETVWGAKAIIDEVFAPALIGVDPEDIEKVDEILDQLSVGNWFAKSAIEMACWDVVGKSKVQPIFELLGGPKRSSEIRCRFSMGAYDPDRARNRTVELLRDGFTTIKVKVGTNLADDVERVRIVREVAGDEIDLVIDANGGFDVETAIEAARQLEDARVTLFEQPTPRGDFQGLAQVRRETGLKVMADDICFDLNDALECIRADACDVISIYPGKNGGIRKSQRIAELAAEYGVACSIGSNLELDVACAAMAQLVVGCENLQVESYPGDILGPIYHERRIVTDPLAIEGPIVRLNDSPGLGVNVDWELVRELWPSA, encoded by the coding sequence ATGAGAATCACGTCGGTTGAAACTTTCCCGGTGCGGGTACCTTTGGTGCCGTCGCATCGCATGATATCCGCACTCGGTCGGCACGAGGTTTCGCAATACGTCTTGGTCCGGATCGAGACGGAGAACGGTTTGGAAGGTGCCGGCGAAGCGACCGTGTTGCCTCGCTGGAGCGGCGAAACCGTTTGGGGGGCGAAAGCGATTATCGACGAAGTTTTCGCACCGGCATTGATTGGAGTCGATCCGGAAGACATCGAAAAAGTGGACGAGATCCTCGATCAGTTGTCCGTCGGCAACTGGTTTGCGAAATCAGCGATCGAGATGGCCTGCTGGGATGTTGTTGGCAAATCGAAGGTCCAACCAATTTTTGAGTTGCTTGGAGGACCAAAGCGATCATCGGAGATTCGCTGTCGGTTTTCGATGGGGGCTTACGATCCGGATCGGGCTCGCAATCGCACGGTGGAACTCCTTCGAGATGGCTTCACGACGATCAAAGTGAAAGTCGGTACCAACTTGGCTGATGATGTGGAGCGTGTGCGGATCGTGCGTGAGGTTGCCGGTGACGAGATTGATCTCGTCATCGACGCCAACGGCGGTTTCGATGTGGAAACCGCGATCGAGGCGGCTCGGCAGTTGGAAGACGCCCGAGTGACACTCTTTGAACAACCAACCCCACGCGGCGATTTTCAAGGGTTGGCACAGGTGCGTCGCGAGACGGGATTGAAGGTGATGGCCGACGACATTTGCTTCGATTTAAACGACGCGCTCGAATGCATTCGAGCCGACGCCTGTGATGTAATCAGTATCTATCCTGGCAAAAACGGCGGCATTCGCAAATCCCAACGCATCGCGGAACTGGCAGCCGAATACGGTGTGGCGTGTAGCATTGGATCGAACTTGGAGTTGGATGTCGCCTGTGCGGCGATGGCACAACTTGTGGTCGGATGTGAGAACTTACAGGTCGAATCGTATCCCGGTGACATTCTGGGACCGATCTATCATGAACGTCGTATCGTGACTGATCCGCTGGCGATTGAAGGACCGATCGTGAGATTGAACGATTCACCCGGTTTAGGTGTGAACGTCGATTGGGAACTCGTTCGGGAGTTGTGGCCTTCGGCCTGA
- a CDS encoding neutral/alkaline non-lysosomal ceramidase N-terminal domain-containing protein, whose amino-acid sequence MNLTAGASRTDLTPFWGVELAGWGYYLERKWQTVHDNLHATALVIDNEETRLAIVSVDLMVVDEAFTASVRERVASETELEPNAILIAATHTHNAPSAGGYLGVGEDNELYTQWAIEQTATAIIQADRSREPVSVATASTRLAGQTFNRTRENGSVDPTLTTLRINRINGNPLAFVVNFQAHPTVAAKLRPFAVSRDVPGDVCDVIEAAHPDALALYLQGSAGDVNFHRTFSTPERCREPGCLTAGLALAAQGNSTLIENPTLGFRSETVTLPTRRWTRQEIDKDRDEAQRRLREIDVDGWQDTIGKVMTNNPEEMIARHGGDEWLAVRAMCRFNLAWTFEILKDWETRPETLKTEVQVIQIGELAIVANGSEFFSSLALDVRNRLGLDHLMIVGYANGRIGYLPDAHDIAARSYAAYQSPKYCLQFPFTNASGPTMCDAMVKLVRSLDSRQ is encoded by the coding sequence ATGAACCTTACCGCTGGAGCCTCGCGAACCGATCTGACTCCCTTTTGGGGTGTGGAGTTGGCCGGTTGGGGCTATTACCTCGAACGGAAGTGGCAGACCGTCCACGATAACCTTCACGCAACCGCCCTTGTCATCGATAACGAGGAAACGCGATTGGCCATCGTCTCTGTTGATTTGATGGTGGTCGACGAAGCCTTCACCGCATCCGTTCGGGAGCGTGTCGCCAGTGAAACGGAACTCGAACCGAATGCCATTCTGATCGCAGCGACGCACACGCACAACGCACCGTCGGCGGGTGGATATCTCGGCGTCGGCGAAGACAACGAACTCTACACGCAATGGGCGATCGAACAGACGGCGACCGCGATCATTCAAGCCGATCGTTCTCGTGAACCGGTCTCGGTGGCGACGGCATCGACACGGCTTGCCGGTCAGACATTCAACCGCACCCGAGAGAATGGTTCCGTCGATCCGACGCTGACGACGCTTCGAATCAACCGCATCAATGGGAATCCGTTGGCGTTCGTGGTGAACTTCCAGGCTCACCCGACGGTCGCCGCGAAACTGCGACCGTTCGCCGTCAGTCGTGATGTCCCTGGGGACGTTTGCGATGTCATCGAAGCGGCTCACCCAGATGCGTTGGCGTTGTACTTGCAAGGTTCGGCGGGCGATGTGAATTTCCATCGGACGTTTTCGACGCCCGAGCGTTGTCGCGAACCGGGATGCCTGACCGCCGGACTTGCGTTGGCTGCTCAGGGAAATTCCACGCTCATCGAAAACCCGACACTCGGTTTCCGCAGTGAAACAGTCACGCTCCCGACACGTCGATGGACCCGCCAAGAAATCGACAAAGACCGCGACGAAGCTCAACGTCGTCTCCGGGAAATTGATGTCGATGGTTGGCAAGACACGATCGGCAAGGTCATGACGAACAACCCCGAAGAAATGATCGCTCGCCATGGCGGAGACGAATGGCTCGCGGTCCGGGCGATGTGCCGTTTCAATCTGGCTTGGACATTCGAAATCCTGAAGGACTGGGAAACGCGGCCCGAGACATTGAAAACCGAAGTGCAAGTCATTCAAATCGGGGAACTGGCGATCGTCGCGAACGGTTCCGAGTTCTTCAGTTCACTCGCACTCGATGTGCGAAACCGATTAGGGCTCGACCATTTGATGATTGTCGGATACGCGAACGGACGCATTGGCTATTTGCCGGATGCTCACGATATCGCTGCCCGCAGTTACGCCGCTTATCAAAGCCCGAAGTATTGCTTGCAATTTCCGTTTACCAACGCATCCGGACCCACGATGTGCGACGCGATGGTCAAACTCGTCCGGAGCTTAGACTCCCGCCAGTAA
- a CDS encoding serine hydrolase domain-containing protein, with protein MQLGLDAFPKTAELLQQGCGRLHFGAQVYVSRFGERLANFAIGENRPGDPLDSETAMLWLSAGKPITAAAVLLAWQRGQLDLDDTVVKFIPEFETNGKKDVTIRHLLTHTAPLRNIETGWPDADWNRVIERICQAEPESNWPSGTRGGYHPQASWFILGEILQRISGDSVEHFLTQNIFEPLGVTDIHATAGGPPEHRIGVIHERVKGGLGELAWHTGEFQKAVSPGSSLRGPAAALGRFYEGLLNPPSDWLNAQTVAAMSSIHRRGLFDETLQHRVDFGLGVIVDSNIYGADTVPYGYGAHCSPRAFGHGGSQSSIGFADPEYGLVVCVIANGRPGEPQHQRRNRAVNTAIYEDIGLAKSSN; from the coding sequence GTGCAACTCGGTCTCGATGCATTTCCCAAGACAGCGGAATTGTTGCAACAAGGTTGCGGGCGACTGCACTTCGGTGCGCAGGTTTACGTTAGTCGGTTCGGTGAACGGTTGGCGAATTTCGCCATTGGCGAGAACCGACCGGGCGATCCGCTTGACTCGGAAACTGCGATGCTGTGGTTGTCGGCCGGCAAACCGATCACTGCAGCGGCGGTCCTCTTGGCATGGCAACGAGGGCAACTCGATCTTGATGATACGGTGGTGAAATTCATCCCCGAGTTTGAAACGAATGGAAAGAAAGACGTCACCATTCGTCACCTGCTCACCCATACCGCACCGCTGCGAAACATCGAAACGGGTTGGCCGGATGCCGATTGGAACAGGGTCATCGAACGAATTTGTCAGGCCGAGCCCGAGTCCAATTGGCCGAGCGGCACGCGTGGGGGATATCATCCGCAGGCGAGTTGGTTCATTCTGGGCGAAATTCTACAACGAATTTCCGGTGACTCGGTCGAACATTTTCTCACTCAGAACATCTTCGAACCCCTCGGAGTAACCGATATCCACGCCACTGCTGGCGGACCACCGGAGCACCGAATCGGCGTGATTCACGAACGGGTCAAAGGAGGATTGGGTGAGCTTGCCTGGCACACCGGCGAATTCCAAAAAGCTGTCTCGCCCGGATCGAGTCTCCGCGGACCGGCGGCGGCGTTGGGAAGATTCTACGAAGGTCTTCTCAATCCACCGAGTGACTGGCTGAATGCCCAAACCGTTGCCGCCATGTCGTCCATTCATCGGCGAGGCTTGTTCGATGAAACGTTGCAACACCGTGTAGATTTTGGACTGGGCGTAATCGTTGACTCGAACATCTACGGAGCCGATACCGTTCCCTATGGCTACGGAGCACACTGTTCACCGAGAGCATTCGGGCACGGTGGATCGCAATCGTCAATCGGTTTCGCGGATCCGGAATATGGCTTGGTTGTTTGCGTGATCGCGAACGGTCGCCCCGGCGAACCGCAACACCAACGCCGCAATCGAGCGGTCAATACCGCCATCTACGAGGACATCGGTCTGGCAAAATCATCTAACTGA
- a CDS encoding protein kinase domain-containing protein, with the protein MAIKLTVPSFLNVVRQSNLVPQDRLQAAIDDMKAQGINIESSRQLSDQLVERGVLTQWQADKLLQGKHKGFFLGKYRLLSLLGKGGMSSVYLAEHVLMRRRCAIKVLPTKRVNDTSYLARFHREAQAVASLDHPNIVRAYDVDHESDKGQEIHFLVMEYVEGRDLQEIVAQDGVIGYVEAAEYIRQSASGLAHAHAAGMVHRDIKPGNLLVDRNGNVRILDMGLARFFDNEDEESLTVAHDEKVLGTADYLAPEQALDSHNVDHRADLYSLGCTFYFILTGHPPFREGTLAQRLMAHQTKEPLPIQNDRVDVPEDLLAIIRRMMAKKVEERHQTAEEIMQDLGRWLFEHGGEAWRLEHPGASDSFSRPSSSKNDLPQVEPPAKPAVPVAQAIPVTPEPSSTQEPTSATDSTKDFQPTESGTPAEHTADPSTESVPDSSVSVGSPSTKVTSAKAPEPSAPAPDEQELSSFLANLGSGSKSHEAASAFSPIVDAPDEAQPATPIQTENNQPNETAETTVKKAQPVSPPSSSVKVAQPAEAIPAAKAVPVAQPTPETESPSIAEPVTPPTAQPAPPVAPAVTPVAKAVPPAETPPPVAPSEPEAASEFPSFDLNTSSEPAPVAHGSSVVKHTRRPKPKKSGGDKNSRTIIIGAVVGVLVLAVAGFFIFSGGDEDTPKKTDDKTASSDPKSKQPAEETKPVQARLELLGKPIRVGGPEAHFASISETLSFITENVTPGMRLPRQEIELAAGEVFNERIQLDNSEYLWNTTVLIRSDADNRAKLKASGGDPVVEIGKLRNVVLENIEIDASGSPVAIRVSDMTQGLRLKNIKIRGYGQVGVFAEGAIGESGRSKDIVFERLDLQGGSNSIGINLQPAAEFTQFEETLSHVTVRNCLISGSFKTGIEIGNDVNAVKILENRIAGSGNGTGIRIDSHGAEQENVVIGNNTFFNLQTGIAFTGLPKSSFKKNQSFAVRRNLFAKISGTPAKLDQGEKQTLLGQRFLAKGIGWNFSASKAGGQPDALDLFKPDNGKTSVAVTFASEDATAANFLKPTGNAIPKSAGKPLGQFGTKPFIGAVQP; encoded by the coding sequence ATGGCAATCAAGCTGACTGTCCCCTCGTTTTTGAATGTCGTGCGACAAAGCAATCTTGTGCCGCAGGATCGTCTTCAGGCGGCCATCGACGACATGAAAGCCCAGGGGATTAACATCGAGAGTTCGCGGCAGCTTTCCGACCAGTTGGTCGAACGCGGCGTTCTGACGCAATGGCAAGCCGACAAACTCCTACAAGGCAAGCACAAAGGGTTCTTTCTCGGGAAGTATCGGCTGCTTTCGTTACTCGGCAAAGGTGGGATGAGTTCCGTCTACCTCGCCGAGCATGTGCTGATGCGGCGACGATGCGCCATCAAAGTGCTGCCGACAAAACGAGTGAACGACACGTCTTACCTCGCCCGATTCCACCGCGAAGCCCAAGCGGTGGCGTCGCTGGATCATCCGAATATCGTTCGGGCCTACGATGTCGACCATGAATCCGACAAAGGCCAGGAAATCCACTTTCTGGTCATGGAGTACGTCGAAGGTCGCGATTTGCAAGAAATCGTTGCGCAAGACGGTGTGATCGGCTACGTGGAAGCGGCCGAATACATTCGTCAAAGTGCGTCTGGTTTGGCCCATGCTCACGCCGCGGGAATGGTGCATCGCGACATCAAACCGGGCAATTTGCTCGTTGACCGCAACGGGAATGTCCGCATTTTAGACATGGGGCTGGCACGGTTTTTCGACAATGAGGATGAGGAATCGCTCACCGTTGCTCATGATGAGAAAGTTCTGGGAACCGCCGACTATTTGGCTCCTGAGCAGGCGCTCGACAGTCATAACGTTGATCATCGCGCCGACTTGTACAGTCTCGGATGCACGTTCTACTTCATCCTGACCGGTCATCCCCCATTTCGAGAGGGAACTTTGGCCCAACGTCTCATGGCGCACCAAACCAAAGAGCCGTTGCCGATTCAAAACGACCGAGTGGATGTCCCCGAGGACTTGTTGGCGATTATACGCCGAATGATGGCCAAAAAGGTCGAAGAACGTCACCAGACTGCAGAAGAGATCATGCAGGATCTTGGCCGCTGGTTATTCGAGCATGGTGGAGAAGCTTGGCGGTTGGAACATCCCGGGGCTTCGGATTCGTTTTCTCGTCCTTCGTCCTCCAAAAATGACTTGCCGCAAGTGGAACCGCCTGCGAAACCGGCGGTGCCAGTCGCTCAAGCGATTCCTGTGACACCGGAACCGTCGTCTACACAAGAGCCAACATCAGCAACAGACTCGACCAAAGACTTCCAACCGACGGAATCCGGAACGCCAGCCGAACACACCGCCGATCCTTCGACGGAATCGGTGCCAGATTCGTCTGTGTCTGTCGGCAGTCCGTCGACCAAAGTGACCTCGGCAAAGGCACCGGAGCCGAGCGCCCCTGCCCCGGACGAACAGGAACTGTCCTCATTCTTGGCAAACCTCGGAAGCGGATCCAAAAGTCATGAGGCGGCCTCCGCGTTCTCGCCGATCGTTGACGCTCCGGACGAGGCTCAACCAGCGACGCCAATTCAGACGGAAAACAATCAGCCAAACGAAACAGCTGAAACGACGGTCAAAAAAGCTCAGCCGGTGTCGCCGCCGAGTTCGTCCGTGAAAGTGGCTCAACCAGCCGAAGCCATCCCAGCGGCGAAAGCTGTTCCCGTGGCTCAGCCGACACCGGAAACCGAATCGCCGAGCATTGCGGAACCGGTGACACCACCGACCGCCCAGCCTGCCCCACCAGTGGCACCCGCCGTCACGCCGGTGGCGAAGGCTGTCCCGCCTGCCGAAACACCACCACCGGTTGCCCCGTCGGAACCTGAAGCCGCTTCGGAATTTCCAAGTTTCGATCTAAATACTTCGTCGGAACCCGCACCGGTCGCCCACGGCTCGTCCGTCGTCAAGCACACAAGACGACCAAAACCCAAAAAAAGCGGTGGTGATAAAAACTCGCGAACCATCATCATTGGGGCTGTCGTCGGAGTATTGGTCTTGGCTGTCGCCGGATTCTTCATCTTTAGCGGTGGAGACGAGGACACACCAAAAAAGACGGACGACAAAACAGCCTCAAGCGATCCCAAATCCAAGCAACCGGCCGAAGAGACAAAGCCCGTCCAAGCCCGTCTCGAGTTGCTGGGGAAACCCATTCGTGTCGGCGGGCCGGAAGCTCATTTTGCCAGCATCTCCGAAACACTGAGCTTCATCACGGAAAACGTCACACCCGGGATGCGTTTGCCAAGACAGGAAATCGAACTGGCCGCCGGTGAAGTTTTCAACGAACGAATTCAGCTCGACAATAGTGAGTACTTGTGGAATACCACCGTTCTGATTCGCTCCGATGCCGATAACCGAGCCAAGTTGAAAGCGTCCGGCGGTGATCCAGTGGTTGAGATCGGCAAGTTGCGGAACGTGGTTCTTGAGAACATTGAAATCGACGCCAGTGGTTCACCTGTTGCGATTCGTGTGTCCGATATGACGCAGGGGTTGAGGCTGAAGAACATCAAGATCCGTGGTTATGGACAGGTCGGCGTGTTCGCGGAAGGGGCGATTGGTGAAAGCGGTCGTAGCAAGGATATCGTGTTTGAGCGGTTGGACCTGCAAGGTGGGTCGAACAGCATTGGAATCAATTTGCAACCCGCCGCTGAGTTCACGCAGTTCGAAGAAACACTTTCGCATGTCACCGTTCGGAATTGTCTGATTTCCGGCTCCTTCAAGACCGGCATCGAAATCGGAAACGACGTCAACGCCGTTAAGATTCTTGAGAATCGAATCGCGGGCAGTGGGAACGGGACCGGCATTCGAATCGACAGTCACGGTGCTGAACAAGAAAACGTGGTCATTGGCAACAACACATTTTTCAATTTGCAAACCGGAATCGCGTTTACTGGACTACCAAAGTCGTCGTTCAAGAAGAACCAAAGTTTCGCGGTTCGGCGGAATCTCTTTGCCAAGATTTCGGGCACCCCCGCGAAACTCGATCAAGGCGAGAAACAGACACTCCTTGGACAGCGGTTCTTGGCCAAAGGAATTGGCTGGAACTTTTCGGCCTCAAAAGCCGGTGGGCAACCGGATGCTTTGGATCTGTTCAAGCCGGATAATGGCAAGACCAGCGTTGCGGTGACGTTCGCTTCCGAAGATGCTACCGCCGCGAATTTTCTCAAGCCAACCGGAAACGCCATTCCGAAGTCGGCGGGAAAACCGTTGGGGCAATTTGGCACGAAACCCTTCATCGGGGCCGTGCAACCGTAG